A window from Waddliaceae bacterium encodes these proteins:
- a CDS encoding co-chaperone GroES has protein sequence MSKKLRPLSDRVLLKRLESQETMKGGIILPDSAKEQQETAEVVAMGPGRKDKNGAIIAMPVSIGDKVLTDKYSSQEIVIDDEKYIIVRADDIIAIVE, from the coding sequence ATGAGCAAAAAACTACGACCATTGAGTGATCGAGTATTATTAAAGCGTCTTGAGTCGCAAGAGACTATGAAGGGAGGGATTATTCTTCCTGACAGCGCGAAAGAGCAGCAAGAGACTGCCGAAGTCGTTGCTATGGGTCCTGGCCGCAAGGACAAAAACGGCGCTATCATTGCCATGCCTGTAAGTATTGGCGACAAGGTTTTGACTGACAAGTATTCTTCTCAAGAGATTGTTATTGACGACGAGAAATATATCATTGTACGCGCTGACGACATCATCGCCATTGTAGAATAA